One stretch of Phycisphaerae bacterium DNA includes these proteins:
- a CDS encoding VCBS repeat-containing protein — MSLFTSRITGVLVVAVMALLTLVARPAVGLHPRVEFAELAHSADLIFMGTVQGVSSRVVGDGRMVMTDVHFGDVQVIHRKDHVPADLSGGITLAFAGGEAGGMSVSVSEVPRFAVGDRVVLFSRMDGTVYANPLVAGVQGLFRVKRDTVTGVEYPFTNGSAVVASVEGGRMTLLQRVERMESGQPVRRPGVMRKAWSVQPMDAAHSVKASQMVEPAGVLTLSEFIVGIRAVLAGPVPVRPRLTLATGGVASLGRQPPSPGMRTAVSGGGIPFAPPGLASLGRSKRSAAATSPGIARTAAASGVVELCHCGHKNLFADMEMVPTSFWCWAHDNYALWTYNQFMDIYRCSTSDGTVYLNGYSEFCGFLDDDTVHTAYCFHWGSYVGMCVSTGAPCLAIIESDIMFNPAYSWWEDASDTIGHSDRVLYRPNVMHELGHSWGLERGSCDETYLYPDPSVMHAYYDDIVEDGWGIHPYDSAAIRDIYDDQTSVIAITDVGVESYYAAADGSLTNSTTDKTDYLIGDPITISDFSVENMSSADTSGVRLRFFLSEDTNITESDYALGSYVSWWSFDKESYTVNDYGMWIPTVPTGTYYIGAIVTINGADYDFDDYSYNNRTYLYSTINVTCPEPGDPSGVTAGDGTSTHHVYLDWIGSANTTRYEVYRGTTSDPAAATCLASSVTDTSYYDTSADLGTRYYYWIVAWNDDCGSCTARCGGASGFRGTPAPTDVVATDGTRATDIRVTWAAVEGVTHYRVFRATSSTGTPTPISSWQTGTSYYDTAAVPGSDYYYWARAAMSASGGYESAYSALDKGWRVILPPEDLDATSRTYTDYIRITWDRSLGATHYRLFRSDASDVSTAVPVTDWIEGWSFEDAEPVPDEAYYYWVKAAASATGYHASAYSDSDVGRRSLDCNANHVPDGVDISGGTSGDCNRNAIPDECEVADGSQPDCNHNNVPDSCDLVMHFGMGLGGLYSAEASPISMAVGDFNSDGKHDLVTTNDPANSLTILRGSGDGTFASSTSFSFDSSLATVVTGDLNGDHRVDVAVAATSSNTVRVLINNGTGAFAAPVSYAISSGPYGLAIGKLDADGDSDLVVTKTTSNQVTVLSNNGSGVFSVTGTYTVGSYPVAVVAASLDGAAGVDLAVANSISANVTILQNLGDGTFVTSGTWAAGLQPRAIRAADFDADGDIDLVVANPSVGGISVLINDGAGGFGTRRPVGVAASPQDVAVADFDKDGDVDVATASQGADSVTLVLNNGSGVLAPVADYATGGGPRALVARDFNADGVPDLAVGQSNPNGVQMVLNTTIFPVSPDCNANGVPDICEPDCNANGVADGCDITAGTSTDCDANGVPDECQPDCNGNGIADTCDIAEGTSQDCTGNGVPDECEDDCNGNGMADACDVAPTLAFADVVDYAVGKGACDVVAGDVDGDLDADLVSADSSDDTVTVRKGLGNGKFGAGASYAAGLGPSAVLLVSLGGGTLPDLVVTSFAKDCVSILKNNGSGVFAMKAQYAVGPGGASHGPSDVTAADLDGDKDEDLIVANASSDSVALLQNLGSSGFGTAVLKPVGDEPVAVVAADLNGDRRVDIAVANSKSGTVSVLLSSGLGLAPPVDYLVGTNPSALAVVDVNRDRGLDLMVTCTGSSRIVVLLNNGDGTFGGRVKLTAPGTPKGLVAVDLDRDGDVDVATVATSIGKLLVMRNNDDGTFMPAMTFTAGSLARGLAAAYMNTDSHPDVAVVRGSVLGGAVSVLLNASGPPLSRDCNADGVPDECELALDGDGDGWLDMCDNCPASSNPDQADSDLDDVGSVCDDCPNTIPGIAVDQHGCPPLIPGDYDRDGDVDGADFAVFGSCWLGPVIPRASGCGGSDFDHDDDVDQSDFGIFQRCYSGQNKPGDAGCAG, encoded by the coding sequence ATGTCGCTTTTTACCTCTCGTATCACGGGCGTCCTTGTGGTGGCCGTGATGGCTCTTCTGACTCTGGTGGCGCGGCCGGCAGTTGGGCTGCACCCGAGGGTGGAGTTTGCCGAGCTTGCGCACAGCGCCGACCTCATCTTCATGGGTACGGTTCAGGGTGTGTCGTCCCGGGTCGTTGGGGATGGCCGGATGGTGATGACCGACGTTCATTTTGGGGATGTGCAGGTCATCCACAGGAAGGATCACGTGCCGGCGGATCTCTCTGGAGGGATCACGCTTGCCTTTGCGGGTGGTGAAGCGGGCGGTATGTCTGTCAGTGTGAGTGAAGTGCCGAGGTTTGCGGTGGGTGACCGGGTGGTTCTTTTTTCGCGGATGGACGGGACGGTATACGCGAACCCACTGGTGGCCGGGGTCCAAGGGCTTTTTCGGGTGAAGCGTGACACGGTCACGGGAGTCGAGTACCCGTTCACCAACGGCAGCGCGGTGGTGGCCTCGGTGGAAGGGGGGCGAATGACTTTGCTTCAGCGGGTTGAGCGCATGGAGAGCGGTCAGCCGGTTCGCCGTCCGGGTGTTATGCGGAAGGCGTGGTCGGTGCAGCCGATGGACGCGGCTCACTCGGTGAAGGCGAGTCAGATGGTGGAGCCCGCTGGGGTTTTAACGCTTTCGGAGTTCATCGTAGGGATTCGGGCGGTGCTGGCGGGGCCGGTGCCCGTTCGTCCTCGACTGACTCTCGCTACCGGAGGGGTAGCCTCGCTGGGGCGTCAGCCGCCGTCGCCCGGCATGCGTACGGCTGTGTCCGGCGGTGGCATACCCTTCGCACCGCCGGGGCTGGCTTCACTCGGCAGGAGCAAGCGGTCGGCTGCCGCGACGAGTCCGGGTATTGCCCGGACGGCCGCCGCGAGTGGGGTGGTGGAACTGTGTCATTGCGGCCACAAGAATTTGTTTGCGGACATGGAGATGGTGCCGACGTCCTTCTGGTGCTGGGCGCACGACAACTACGCGTTGTGGACGTACAACCAGTTCATGGACATCTACCGATGTTCCACCAGCGACGGGACTGTCTACCTGAACGGCTACAGTGAGTTCTGCGGTTTCCTTGACGATGACACGGTGCACACGGCCTACTGCTTTCATTGGGGTAGTTACGTCGGGATGTGTGTGTCCACGGGGGCGCCCTGTTTGGCCATTATCGAGTCGGACATCATGTTCAATCCGGCGTATTCGTGGTGGGAAGATGCGAGCGACACGATTGGCCACAGCGACCGCGTGCTCTATCGCCCCAACGTCATGCACGAGCTGGGTCACAGTTGGGGTCTGGAGCGCGGGAGCTGTGACGAGACGTATCTCTATCCTGACCCCAGTGTCATGCACGCGTACTACGACGACATTGTCGAGGACGGCTGGGGGATTCATCCCTATGACTCCGCCGCCATCCGCGACATCTACGACGATCAGACTTCCGTCATCGCGATCACGGATGTGGGGGTCGAGTCGTACTATGCGGCTGCTGACGGAAGTCTGACCAACTCGACCACGGACAAAACGGACTACCTGATCGGCGACCCGATCACCATCAGCGACTTTTCGGTGGAGAACATGTCGAGTGCGGACACCTCGGGGGTGCGGCTGCGGTTCTTCTTGTCCGAGGACACCAACATCACGGAGTCGGACTACGCCCTGGGAAGCTACGTGTCGTGGTGGAGCTTTGACAAGGAGAGCTACACGGTCAACGATTACGGTATGTGGATTCCCACGGTTCCTACGGGGACCTACTACATCGGCGCGATCGTGACCATCAACGGTGCCGACTATGACTTCGACGACTACAGCTATAACAATCGCACTTATCTTTACAGCACGATCAACGTGACCTGCCCGGAGCCGGGTGATCCGAGCGGTGTGACCGCGGGCGACGGAACCTCGACCCATCACGTGTACCTGGACTGGATCGGATCTGCGAATACCACCCGGTATGAAGTTTACCGAGGGACCACGTCGGATCCGGCGGCGGCGACGTGCCTGGCTTCCTCGGTGACCGACACATCCTATTATGATACGAGTGCCGATCTCGGCACGCGGTACTACTACTGGATCGTAGCCTGGAACGACGACTGTGGCAGTTGCACCGCCCGCTGCGGAGGAGCTTCGGGGTTCCGGGGTACTCCTGCTCCGACGGACGTGGTCGCCACCGACGGGACGCGAGCGACGGATATCCGCGTCACCTGGGCGGCGGTGGAGGGTGTGACCCACTATCGGGTCTTCCGGGCCACCTCGTCGACTGGCACTCCGACGCCGATCAGTTCGTGGCAGACGGGCACCAGTTACTACGACACCGCCGCAGTGCCGGGTAGCGACTATTACTACTGGGCTCGGGCGGCGATGAGTGCCAGTGGCGGTTATGAGAGTGCCTACAGCGCCCTGGACAAGGGGTGGCGGGTCATTCTGCCGCCGGAGGATCTTGACGCCACCAGCAGAACCTACACGGACTACATCCGGATCACATGGGACAGGTCACTGGGGGCGACCCACTACCGGCTGTTCCGCAGCGACGCGAGCGACGTTTCGACCGCGGTGCCGGTGACTGACTGGATTGAGGGCTGGAGCTTCGAGGACGCTGAGCCGGTGCCCGATGAGGCTTACTACTACTGGGTGAAGGCGGCGGCTTCCGCCACCGGCTATCACGCCAGTGCGTACAGCGACTCGGATGTCGGGCGCCGGTCGCTGGACTGCAATGCCAACCACGTGCCCGATGGGGTCGACATCTCGGGCGGTACCAGCGGCGACTGCAACAGGAATGCCATACCTGACGAATGCGAGGTGGCCGACGGAAGCCAGCCCGACTGCAACCACAACAACGTACCTGATTCCTGCGATCTGGTCATGCACTTCGGGATGGGTTTGGGCGGGCTGTATTCGGCCGAGGCCTCGCCGATCAGCATGGCCGTCGGGGATTTCAACAGCGACGGCAAGCATGATCTGGTCACGACCAACGATCCCGCGAACAGCCTGACGATTCTGAGGGGTTCGGGAGACGGGACTTTTGCCTCGAGCACGAGCTTCTCGTTCGACTCGTCTCTCGCGACCGTTGTCACCGGTGATCTGAACGGCGATCACAGGGTTGATGTGGCTGTCGCCGCCACCAGTTCCAATACGGTCCGGGTCCTGATCAACAACGGCACGGGGGCCTTTGCTGCTCCGGTGTCGTATGCGATCAGTTCGGGTCCTTACGGTCTGGCGATTGGCAAGCTGGACGCCGACGGCGACTCTGACCTGGTGGTGACCAAGACCACGAGCAACCAGGTCACGGTGCTCTCGAACAACGGATCCGGAGTATTCAGTGTCACGGGCACTTACACGGTAGGCAGCTACCCGGTTGCAGTGGTGGCTGCTTCCCTGGACGGGGCGGCCGGTGTGGACCTGGCGGTGGCCAATTCGATATCTGCGAACGTTACCATTCTGCAGAATCTTGGCGATGGGACGTTCGTGACGTCGGGCACATGGGCTGCGGGGTTGCAGCCGCGTGCCATCCGGGCGGCCGATTTTGATGCCGACGGGGACATCGACCTGGTCGTGGCCAACCCTTCGGTGGGTGGCATTTCCGTGTTGATCAATGACGGCGCTGGTGGTTTCGGGACTCGGCGGCCGGTCGGCGTCGCGGCCTCGCCTCAGGACGTGGCCGTCGCCGACTTTGACAAGGACGGTGACGTGGACGTCGCGACCGCGAGCCAGGGTGCCGACAGTGTTACGCTGGTGCTGAACAACGGGAGTGGGGTTCTTGCTCCCGTCGCCGACTACGCGACCGGGGGTGGGCCGCGGGCGCTGGTTGCCCGTGATTTCAATGCGGATGGTGTGCCCGATCTCGCGGTGGGGCAGTCCAATCCCAACGGTGTGCAGATGGTTCTGAACACGACGATCTTCCCGGTCAGTCCGGACTGCAACGCGAACGGGGTGCCCGATATCTGCGAGCCGGACTGCAACGCGAACGGGGTGGCCGACGGTTGCGACATTACGGCTGGCACGAGCACCGACTGCGATGCCAACGGCGTGCCCGACGAATGCCAGCCGGACTGCAACGGCAACGGCATCGCGGATACGTGTGACATTGCCGAGGGTACCAGCCAGGACTGCACGGGCAACGGTGTTCCCGACGAATGCGAGGATGACTGCAACGGCAACGGCATGGCCGACGCCTGTGACGTCGCCCCGACGTTGGCTTTCGCGGATGTGGTCGATTATGCGGTTGGGAAGGGTGCTTGCGACGTGGTGGCCGGCGATGTGGACGGGGATCTTGATGCTGATCTCGTCTCTGCTGATTCCAGCGACGACACGGTCACGGTGCGGAAGGGGCTCGGCAACGGCAAGTTTGGAGCGGGGGCTTCCTACGCGGCCGGGCTCGGGCCATCGGCGGTCCTGCTCGTCAGTCTCGGCGGCGGCACGCTGCCCGATCTGGTGGTCACGAGTTTCGCCAAGGATTGCGTTTCGATCCTGAAGAACAACGGCAGTGGCGTTTTTGCGATGAAGGCTCAGTATGCCGTTGGCCCGGGGGGGGCCAGCCACGGCCCGTCGGACGTGACGGCCGCGGATCTGGACGGGGACAAGGATGAGGATCTCATTGTAGCCAACGCCTCGTCGGATTCGGTGGCTCTCCTTCAGAATCTGGGATCAAGTGGTTTCGGGACTGCGGTACTCAAACCGGTTGGTGACGAGCCGGTGGCGGTGGTGGCCGCGGACCTGAACGGTGACAGGAGGGTGGACATCGCGGTCGCCAACTCCAAGAGCGGCACGGTTTCGGTTCTGCTCAGTAGCGGCCTCGGGCTTGCCCCGCCGGTCGACTATCTGGTGGGAACGAATCCGAGTGCCCTGGCGGTTGTCGACGTGAACCGCGATCGCGGGCTGGACCTGATGGTGACCTGCACCGGATCGTCGAGGATCGTGGTTCTACTGAACAACGGTGACGGCACGTTCGGCGGGCGTGTGAAGTTGACCGCTCCGGGCACTCCGAAGGGGCTCGTCGCGGTCGATCTAGATCGCGACGGCGATGTTGACGTGGCCACTGTTGCCACTTCGATCGGCAAGCTCCTGGTGATGCGCAACAACGATGACGGCACCTTCATGCCTGCGATGACATTTACCGCGGGCAGTCTGGCCAGGGGTTTAGCCGCGGCCTACATGAATACCGATTCCCATCCGGATGTAGCGGTGGTGCGAGGCAGCGTCCTGGGTGGCGCGGTGTCGGTGTTGCTCAACGCTTCCGGTCCGCCGCTGAGTCGCGACTGCAACGCCGACGGCGTTCCGGACGAATGTGAGCTTGCCCTGGACGGCGATGGTGACGGCTGGCTGGACATGTGCGACAACTGTCCGGCGTCGTCCAACCCTGATCAAGCGGACAGCGATTTGGATGATGTGGGTAGTGTTTGCGATGACTGTCCGAACACGATTCCGGGCATAGCGGTGGATCAGCATGGCTGCCCGCCGCTGATCCCGGGCGATTACGACCGCGACGGCGACGTAGATGGCGCCGACTTCGCGGTTTTCGGGAGTTGTTGGCTGGGTCCGGTTATTCCGCGGGCGAGTGGGTGTGGCGGTTCCGACTTCGACCATGACGATGATGTTGACCAATCGGACTTTGGCATCTTCCAGCGGTGCTACAGTGGGCAGAACAAGCCTGGCGACGCGGGGTGCGCGGGTTGA